GGGACCGGTCTAGGCCTCGCACTGGTCTATTCGATCGTGGAAGAGCATTATGGGCAAATCACCATAGACAGCCCGGCTGACCCCGAACGCGAATGCGGCACCCGCATCAGCGTCACTTTGCCGCGGCATCCTGGCCCGACGGCCGAGCAGTAAACGAGCACGTCGAGAGAGCTGAATACATGGCACATATCCTCATCGTCGAAGACGAAACCATCATCCGCTCCGCCCTGCGACGGTTGCTCGAGCGGAACCAATACCAGGTCAGCGAGGCTGGCTCGGTGCAGGAGGCCCAGGAGCGCTACAGCATCCCGTCGTTCGACATGATCGTCAGCGACCTGCGCCTGCCGGGCGCACCGGGTACCGAACTGATCAAGCTGGCCCAGGGCACCCCGGTGCTGATCATGACCAGCTACGCCAGCCTGCGCTCGGCGGTGGACTCGATGAAGATGGGCGCGGTGGACTACATCGCCAAGCCGTTCGACCACGACGAGATGCTCCAGGCCGTGGCGCGCATCCTCAAGGATCGCCAGGAAGCCCGGAACGCCCCGACCGAAGCCCGTGGTAACGCCAAGGCGGCGGAACGTAGCAGCGTGGGTAACACCGCTCCGGCGGACGGCGAGATCGGCATCATCGGCTCCTGCCCCCCCATGCAGGAGCTGTACACCAAGATCCGCAAGGTCGCGCCGACCGACTCCAATGTACTGATCCAGGGCGAGTCCGGTACCGGCAAGGAACTGGTGGCCCGCGCGCTGCACAACCTGTCCAAGCGCACCAAGGCGCCGCTGATCTCGGTGAACTGCGCGGCGATCCCGGAAACCCTGATCGAATCCGAACTGTTCGGCCACGAGAAAGGCGCGTTCACCGGCGCCAGCGCGGGCCGCGCGGGCCTGGTGGAAGCCGCCGACGGCGGCACCCTGTTCCTCGACGAGATCGGCGAACTGCCGCTCGAAGCCCAGGCGCGCCTGCTGCGCGTACTGCAGGAAGGCGAGATCCGCCGGGTCGGCTCGGTACAGTCGCAGAAAGTGGACGTACGCCTGATCGCGGCGACCCACCGCGACCTGAAGATGCTGGCCAAGACCGGCCAGTTCCGCGAAGACCTCTACTACCGCCTGCACGTCATCTCGCTGAAACTGCCGCCCCTGCGCGAGCGCGGCCCCGACGTGATGGAGATCGCGCGCGCCTTCCTGACGCGGCAGTGCTCGCAGATGGGGCGCCCGGCGCTGAGCTTCTCCCACGAGGCCGAACAGGCCATCCGTCACTATCCGTGGCCGGGTAACGTGCGCGAACTGGAGAACGCCATCGAGCGCGCGGTGATCCTCAGCGAAGGGCTGGAGATTCCCGCCGACCTGCTGGGCATCGACATCGAGCTGGATGATCTGGAAGACGACTTCATGGACGAGGCCGAACCCCGTCCGAGCAACGGCAACACCAGCAATCACGAGCCTACCGAGGATCTGTCGCTGGAGGACTACTTCCAGCACTTCGTCCTCGAACACCAGGACCACATGACCGAAACCGAACTGGCCCGCAAGCTGGGCATCAGCCGTAAATGTCTGTGGGAGCGCCGTCAGCGCCTGGGCATCCCGCGCCGCAAATCCGGTGCTTCGGCTGACTCGTAGGACGCCCCACACTGTTACCGGAGACATGCTCCGTAACAAAAGCCGGGTTCATCGGTAACGGGAACCCGGCTTTTTTATGCCTGCCACCCAAAGGCGAATCCACGCAAGCCATTGAAAAATAAGGATTTGCAAAAGTTGGCACGGCATCTGCTTTGTTATTGGCACAACAACAATAACAAGCACGACAACTCAAAATAAGAACAAGACGAAACGACTCCAGCACAACAAAAACAAAATCGCGGAGGCGCAGCTAACTGATTCTTTTGGAGAAGAGTAGCCGTCGGGAGCAGTCCCGCAACCAGTCAGAGAAGAATAAAACTGCTTGAAGGCAGCACGAGGACTGGTTGGATCGCAAGATCATCGCTTACTCAGCGACCAAAGCAATCCGTTTGCTATTGAACACCTTCCAAGTGTGGAAGGTTCCCCGAAGCAGGTAGCTTCGAGGGTCGGGTCTACAAACAAAAACAACAAGCCCGGTAATCATAATAAAAACAAAGCACGCACCTATTTGGGGGGGAGCCTCGGCTCCCCCAGTAGCTTTCGCTACACCCTCTCCCCTTCTCCCCGCAAGTCCTTTTTCCTACTTTCCTTCATCATCCCACCCCACGATGCTAGAATCGCCGCGGCGCAGACGGCATTCGATTTGCTGCCATTTGTTTCAAGGCAGCGGCAGACACCCGCTATCCTCCAGGAAACGCCGAAATCAAGCGGCTTGCCGAGACCTGCGTATGCCATCCATACACCCATTCCCGATAGTGCACACATGCTGAAAAAGCTGATCCAGTCCATCCGATCCCCACTGCGCCGTCCGCGCGCTGTCCGCACTACTCCGGAAGTCGTTGGCAATCATCAGCACTCGCTGCGGCGGGAACAGTTCAGCAGGAACGCGGTGAACGTCGTGGAGCGCCTGACCAAGGCCGGCTACCAGGCGTACATCGTCGGTGGCGGCGTACGTGATCCGCTGCTGGGTATTACCCCCAAGGACTTCGACGTGGCCACCAGCGCCACCCCCGAGCAGGTTCGCGCCGAGTTCCGCAACGCGCGGGTGATCGGCCGTCGCTTCAAGCTGGTCCATGTCCACTTCGGCCGCGAGATCATCGAAGTCGCCACCTTCCGCGCCAACCATCCGCAGACCGACGACGACACCGACAGCGCCCATGCCTCTCGCAACGAGGCCGGCCGCATCCTGCGCGACAACGTCTATGGCACGCTGGAAGACGACGCGCAGCGCCGCGACTTCACCATCAACGCCCTGTATTTCGATGTCACCGGCGAGCGCATCCTCGACTACGCCCACGGCGTGCATGACATCCGCAACCGCCTGGTGCGCCTGATCGGCGACCCTGAGCAGCGCTACCTCGAAGACCCGGTGCGCATGCTGCGCGCCGTACGCTTCGCCGCCAAGCTGGGCTTCGAGATCGAGAAACACAGCGCCGCGCCGATCCGCCGCCTGGCGCACCTGCTCAACGAAATCCCCTCGGCGCGCCTGTTCGACGAAGTGCTCAAGCTGCTACTGAGCGGCAAGGCCGAGCGCACCTTCGAGCTGCTCAACGAATACGACCTGTTCGCGCCGTTGTTCCCGGCCAGCGCCAAGGCGCTGAAAGAGAATCCCGAATACGCCGGCAAGCTGATGCGCCAGGCGCTGGCCAACACCGACGAGCGCATTCGCCAGGGCAAGCCGGTCACTCCGGCCTTCCTGTTCGCCGCGCTGCTCTGGCCCGCCCTGCCCGCGCGCGTACTGAAACTGCAGGAGCGCGGCGTGCCGCCGATCCCGGCCATGCAGGACGCCGCCCACGAACTGATCATCGAACAGTGCAAGCGCACTGCGGTGCCCAAGCGCTTCACCATCCCGATCCGCGAGATCTGGGACATGCAGGAACGCCTGCCGCGCCGCCAGGGCAAGAAGGCCGACCTGCTGCTGGAAAACCCGCGCTTCCGTGCCGGCTACGACTTCCTCCTGCTGCGCGAAAGCGCCGGCGAGGAAACCGGTGGCCTGGGCGATTGGTGGACCGACTACCAGGAAGCCAGCGATGGCGAACGCCGCGGCATGATCCGCAACCTCTCCAGCCAGGAAGAAAGCAGCGGTGGCGTACCGCGCAAACGCCGTCGTGGCGGTGCCAACCGTCGCCGGCGCGGTCCGCGTAACAGTGGCGAAGGCACCGGTAACGAATGAGCGAACGCGTCTACATCGGGCTCGGCAGCAACCTCGCCGAACCGCGCCAGCAACTGGAAGCCGCACTGAAGGCGCTGTCGCAGATTCCCGCCACCAAGGTGGCGGTGGTCTCCCCACTCTACGTCAGCGACCCGCTGGGCCCGCCGGACCAGCCGCGCTACGTCAACGCCGTGGCTGCACTGGATACCGACCTGGAACCGCTCGCCCTGCTGGACGCCCTGCAGACCATCGAGCTGGAGCAAGGCCGCGTACGCAAGGACGAACGCTGGGGACCGCGCACACTGGACCTCGACATCCTGCTGTTCGGCGAGCGCCTGATCGACGAACCGCGCCTGCGCGTGCCGCACTACCACATGCACGCCCGCGCCTTCGTGCTCTATCCGCTGGCCGATCTCGCCCCGCAACTGCAACTGCCCAACGGCCAGATGCTGGCGGATCTGTTGGCCGCCTGTCCGTTCTCCGGCCTCGAGCGACTGCCCTGAAACATCCCGCGCCCCAGGCGTGTGGGGCGCGCTGGCAGTAACGCCGTAACAGTCCGGTAACACCTGCAATTGACTTCGGTCCGCCCCATCTGGACTATAGGTGCCCGTTTGCCCCTGCCCGGCGCAGAACTGAGGACACTTTCATGCCTGATGTCACCCTGACCACCCTGCAAGGTCTCAAGCAAAGCGGCGAAAAGATCGCGATGCTGACCGCCTACGATGCCATGTTCGCGCACGTTGCCAGCCAGGCCGGCGCCGAAGTGCTGCTGATCGGTGACTCCCTGGGCATGGTGCTGCAAGGACACGACAGCACGCTCCCGGTCACCATCCAGGACATGGCCTACCACACCGCCGCCGTGAAGCGCGGCAACAAGGGTGCGCTGATCCTCACCGACCTGCCGTTCGAATCGGGTACGTCCCTGGACCGCCTGCTGCGCGACTCGGTAACAGTCATGCAGGCCGGCGCCCAAATGGTCAAGCTGGAAGGTGGCGCCTGGCTCGCCGAGCCGATCGTGCGCCTGGCTCAGCTCGGCATTCCGGTGTGCGCCCACCTCGGTCTGACCCCGCAGTCGGTCAACCTGTTCGGCGGCTTCAAGGTGCAGGGTCGCCAGGAAAGCCAGGCCCGCCAGCTGCGCGCCGACGCCATCGCCCTGGAGCAGGCCGGTGCCGCCATGCTGCTGCTGGAATGCGTCCCCTCGGCCCTGGCCCAGGAGATCAGCGAAGCGGTGAAGATTCCGGTAATCGGCATTGGCGCCGGTGCCGGCACCGATGGCCAGGTTCTGGTGATGCACGACATGCTCGGGCTGTCGCTGACCGGTCGTTCGCCGAAGTTCGTGAAGAACTTCATGGAAGGCCAGCCGGATATCGCCTCGGCCATGACCGCTTTCGTCAAGGCCGTGAAAGATGGCTCCTTCCCCGGCCCGGAACACGGATTCTCTTCATGAACACGGTAAAAACAGTCCGCGAGCTGCGCGCCGCGGTGGCCCGCGCGCGCGCTGAGGGCAAACGCATCGCACTGGTCCCGACGATGGGCAACCTGCACTCCGGCCACGCAGCCCTGGTGACCAAGGCCGGCCAGCGCGCCGACTTCGTGGTTGCCAGCATCTTCGTCAATCCGCTGCAGTTCGGCCCTACCGAGGACCTGGACAAATACCCGCGCACCCTAGTCGCGGACCAGGGCAAGCTGCTGGAGGCCGGCTGCCACCTGCTGTTCGCACCGACCGTCGAGGAGATGTACCCCGACGGCATGGAAGGCCAGACCCGCCTGAACGTCAGCGGCGTTTCGGAAGGCCTGTGTGGCGGCAGCCGTCCCGGCCACTTCGATGGCGTCGCCACGGTGGTGTGCAAGCTGTTCAACATGGTCCAGCCGGACATGGCCCTGTTCGGCGAGAAGGACTTCCAGCAACTGGCGGTGATCCGCAAGCTGGTGCGCGATCTCAACCTGCCGATCCAGGTCTTTGGCGAGCCCACCGTGCGCGCCGACGACGGTCTGGCGCTGTCCTCGCGCAACGGCTACCTGAACGACGAGCAACGCGCCAGCGCGCCGGTGCTCTACCGCACCCTGAAGCAGCTTGCCGAACAGGTTCGCGGTGGTGCGCGTGATTATGCGGCGCTGCTCGCCGATGGGCGCCAGCAGATCGAGCAGGCCGGCCTGCGCATCGATTACCTGGAAATCCGCGAATCCGCCGGGCTGCGTCCCGCCGCGGCGGAGGACAACCAGTTGGTGATCCTGGTGGCGGCATTCCTGGGCAGCACCCGCCTGATCGACAACCTCGCCTTCCAGATCGACTAACCCCCGCACGACTGCCGATATCCACCTCAAGGCCGCGCCAGCCGCGACCTTGAGCGGTTTTCGGTGCTCGGGCATACTCGCACCGCACTCCCTCCCCAGACCAGAAAAAGAGGAGCCACGCCCATGCAGAGCATCATGCTCAAAGCCAAACTGCACCGCGCCGAAGTCACCCACGCCGTGCTCGACTATGAAGGCTCCTGCGCCATCGATGGCGAATGGCTCGATCTCGCTGGCATCCGCGAGTACGAACAGATCCAGATCTACAACGTCGATAACGGCGAGCGCTTCACCACCTACGCCATCCGTGGCGAGGAAGGCTCACGGATGATTTCCGTCAACGGCGCCGCCGCCCACAGGGCCAAGGTGGGTGACCGGGTCATCATCTGCGCGTACGCTCAGTTCAGCGACGCCGAGCTGGAAGGATTCAAGCCGCGCATGCTGTACATGGCGCCCGGCAATCAGCTCAGCCACACCAGCAACGCCATTCCGGTTCAGCTCGCCTGAGCCCACGAGAAAGCCCGGAACCACCGGGCTTTCCGTTGTTCAAAAAATGCACGCCACACCCGAAGGTACGTCATGGAACACCACCTCACCCCGCTGGATGCCACGCAACTGAAGAGCTGGCAGGCTCTGGCCGCCCACCGCCAGGAGTTGCAGAGCTTCTCGATGCGCGAGGCGTTCGCCCAGGATCCGGAGCGCTTCAAGCGTTTCTCCCTCAGCGCCTGTGGCCTGTTCCTGGACTTCTCGAAGAACCTGATCCGCCAGGACACCCTTGACCTGCTGGTGAAGCTCGCGGAAGAGGCCAAGCTGGGCGAAGCCATCCAGTCGATGTTCCGTGGCGACGTGATCAATGCCTCCGAGCGCCGACCGGTGCTGCACACCGCACTGCGCCGCCCCATCGGCGACAAGGTGCTGGTGGACGGTAAGGACGTGATGCCGGAAGTGCACCGCGTACTGCACCAGATGACCGAGCTGGTCGCCGCCGTGCACAACGGCCTGTGGCGCGGTTACACCGAGAAACCGATCACCGACGTGGTGAACATCGGCATCGGTGGCTCTTTCCTCGGCCCGCAACTGGTCTCCGAAGCCCTGCTGCCCTTCGCCCAGAAAGGCGTGCGTTGCCACTACCTGGCGAACATCGACGGCAGCGAGTTCCGTGAGCTGACCGCAAAGCTCAACGCCGAGACCACGCTGTTCATCGTCTCCTCGAAGTCCTTCGGCACCCTGGAAACCCTGAAGAACGCCCAGGCCGCTCGCGCCTGGTACCTGGCCCAGGGCGGCAGCGAGGCAGAGCTGTACCGTCATTTCATCGCAGTATCCAGCAACAAGGAGGCCGCGGCGGCCTTCGGCATCCGCCCCGAGAATGTCTTCCCCATGTGGGACTGGGTCGGCGGTCGCTACTCGCTGTGGTCGGCCATCGGCCTGCCGATCGCCATGTCGGTGGGCATCAACAACTTCAAGGAACTGCTGTCCGGCGCCTACAGCATGGACCAGCACTTCCTGACCTCGCCGTTCGAGAAGAACATCCCGGTGCTGCTGGGCCTGCTCGGCGTCTGGTACGGCGACTTCTGGGGCGCGCGCAGCCACGCGATCCTGCCGTACGACTACTACCTGCGGAACATCACCGACCACCTGCAGCAGCTGGACATGGAGTCCAACGGCAAGAGCGTGCGCCAGGACGGCACCTCGGTTTCCGCCGGCACCGGTCCGGTGATCTGGGGCGGCGTGGGCTGCAACGGCCAGCATGCGTACCACCAGTTGCTGCACCAGGGCACCCACCTGATCCCGGCCGATTTCATCGTTCCGGTATCCAGTTACAACCCGGTGGCCGACCACCATCAGTGGCTGTACGCCAACTGCCTGTCGCAGAGCCAGGCGCTGATGGTCGGCAAGAGCCGCGCCGAGGCCGAGGCCGAGCTGCGCGCCAAGGGCGTCGATGAGGCCGAAGTGCAGCGCCTGGCGCCGCACAAGGTGATTCCGGGCAACCGCCCGAGCAACACCCTGGTCATGGAACGCATCAGCGCCCGTCGCCTGGGCGCGCTGATCGCCATGTACGAGCACAAGGTCTACGTGCAGAGCATCCTCTGGGGCATCAACGCCTTCGACCAGTGGGGTGTGGAGCTTGGCAAGGACCTGGGCAAGGCGGTGTATGGCCGCCTGGTGGGCAGCGAGGAAAGCTGCGCAGAAGATGCCTCCACCCAGGGCCTGATCGACTTCTTCCGCGGCCGTCACCGCGGTTGATTCCCCGTACGAACGGCCGCGCATTGAGCGCGACCGTTCGTCGGTAGCGGCGCAAAGCTGCGCCGGTGCCCCTCTCCCGCCGGGTTCTCTCGCACGCGCGCCAGCCCTGTCGAACCCTCTGATCCCCCAAGCCCGCCCACACCGCAAACGACCGGTACCTGAAACACTCTCCGCACGCGCCTCTCGCTGGCCTGTCGAAGTAGTGTCCGGCTGAACGAACCGCGCTGGCGCAACGTCAAATCCTCATGGCCAACCCTTGAACCCGCCTGGGCTTGGATGCACCCTTGTGGGCATCTCGGCTCACAACAACAAGGATTCGACATGTACGAGATCAGCCTTCATCCCGTCCCGGAGGCCGTACGCCAGCGTGCCTACCTCGACAACGACGCCTACCAGCGCCTGTACCGGCAATCGGTGGACCACCCGGACGCCTTCTGGGGCGAACAGGCCAAGGCCTTCCTCGACTGGTTCAAGCCCTGGACCTCGGTCCACCACGGCGACCTGGCCCACGGCCAGGCCAGCTGGTTCAAGGGTGGCCAGCTCAACGTCACCTACAACTGCATCGACCGCCATCTGGAAACCCGTGGCGAACAGGTGGCGATCATCTGGGAAGGTGACAACCCGGCCGAATCCGCGCAGATCACCTACCGCAAGCTGCACAGCCATGTCTGCCGCCTCGCCAACGTGCTCAAGAGCCGTGGCGTGGGGAAAGGCGACCGGGTGTGCATCTACATGCCGATGATCCCCGAGGCCGCCTACGCGATGCTGGCCTGCGCGCGGATCGGCGCGATTCATTCGGTGGTGTTCGGCGGCTTCTCCCCCGATGCCCTGCGCGACCGCATCCTCGACGCCGACTGCCGCGTCGTGATCACCGCCGACGAAGGCGTGCGTGGCGGCAAGTACATCCCGCTCAAGCAGAACGTGGAAAAGGCCCTGAAGGACTGCCCGAACGTCTCCAGCGTGGTGGTGGTCGAGCGCACCCAGGGCGAGATTCCCTGGGTCGAGGGCCGCGACATCTGGTACCACGAGGCCCTGCGCGATGCCAGCGAGGACTGCGCGCCGGAACCGATGGATGCGGAGGATCCGCTGTTCATCCTCTACACCTCCGGCTCCACTGGCAAACCCAAGGGCGTGCTGCACACCACCGGCGGCTACCTGCTGGGCGCGGCGATGACCCACAAGTACGTGTTCGACTACCACGACGGCGACATCTACTGGTGCACCGCGGACGTCGGCTGGGTCACCGGCCACAGCTACATCGTCTATGGCCCGCTGGCCAACGGCGCCACCACCCTGATGTTCGAGGGCGTGCCGAACTACCCGGACGCCTCGCGCTTCTGGCAGGTGATCGACAAGCACCAGGTGAACATCTTCTACACCGCCCCCACCGCCATCCGCGCCCTGATGCGCGAAGGCGAGGATCCGGTCAGCAAGACCTCGCGCAGCAGCCTGCGCCTGCTCGGTTCGGTCGGCGAGCCGATCAACCCGGAAGCCTGGGAGTGGTACTACCACGTGGTCGGCGAAACGCGCTGCCCCATCGTCGACACCTGGTGGCAGACCGAGACCGGCTGCATCCTGATCACCCCGCTGCCCGGCGCCACCGCCCTCAAGCCCGGCTCGGCGACCCGCCCGTTCTTCGGCGTGCAGCCGGTGCTGCTCGATGAGCAGGGCAAGGAAATCGACGGCCCCGGCTCCGGCGTGCTTGCCATCAAGGCCAGTTGGCCGAGCCAGATCCGCAGCGTCTATGGCGACCACCAGCGGATGATCGACACCTACTTCAAGCCCTACCCCGGCTACTATTTCACCGGCGACGGCGCGCGCCGCGACGAGGACGGCTACTACTGGATCACCGGCCGCGTGGACGACGTGATCAACGTCTCCGGCCACCGTATCGGCACCGCCGAAGTGGAAAGCGCACTGGTGCTGCACGATTCGGTGGCGGAGGCCGCGGTAGTCGGCTATCCCCATGACCTCAAGGGCCAGGGCATCTACGCCTTCGTCACATTGATGAATGGCGTCCAGCCCAGCGACGCGCTCAAGCAGGACCTGCTGGCACTGGTGAGCAAGGAGATCGGCAGTTTCGCCAAACCGGAAATGCTGCAATGGGCGCCGGGCCTGCCGAAGACCCGCTCGGGCAAGATCATGCGGCGCATCCTGCGCAAGATCGCCTGCAACGAACTGGAGAACCTCGGTGACACCTCCACGCTGGCCGACCCCAGTGTGGTGCAAGGGCTCATCGACAATCGCCTGAACCGTTGATCGCGCTTCAGGCCACGGGCGCAAAGATGCTAGGTTTACCCCACAGACCTGCCGTCCTTACCCCGAGGCCTGTTCGCCGCAATGGAAACCGTTCGCCGTCATATCGAAAGCCAGGTGCTCAGCCTGACCGGCCTCGCCCTGGGCGGGGTCGACTTCGAGTCGCCCAAGGGTGATCCGGGCCTGTTCGGCCCGGACTCGACCTGCTGGAAAGTCCACGGCGACTTCAGTTCGATGCTGATCGGCGGCATCACCGCCCTGCTCCTGCAGATGCTCCACCCGGCAGCGCTCGGTGGCGTCTGGGACCACTCCAACTTCCGTGCCGACATGCTCGGCCGCCTGCGCCGCACCGGACAGTTCATCTCCGCCACCACCTACGGCTCACGGGTGGATGCAGACAAGCTCATCGAGCGCGTGCGGCGTATCCACGCCAACGTCCACGGCATCCTGCCCGACGGCACCCGTTATTCGGCCAACGACCCGGACCTGCTCACCTGGGTCCACGTCGCGGAGGTCAGCAGCTTCCTCGCCTCCCACCTGCGCTACCTGAATCCAGATCTGTCCGCAGCGGAGCAGGACCGCTACTACGACGAAATCGCGCTGGTGGCCGAGCGCCTGGGTGCACGCAACGTCCCCCGCTCGCGCCAGCAGGTGGCCGACTATCTGCAGAGTGTCCGTCCACAGCTGCACTACGATGAACGTACCCGGGAAGTCGTGCGGGTCCTGTTCAGCGCTCCCGCCCCCAGTTTCCTGGCCAAACCCTTCGGCGCCTTGATGATGCGCGCGGGCATCGACCTGTTGCCGGAATGGGCTGCCGACCAGCTAGGTTTGGGCCTGGGCAGCCTGCAGCGCCAGCTGATCCGCTCCAGTGTGAAACGCAGTGTGCCGCTGCTGCGCTGGGCCGTGCGCAACGGCTCGCTGCACCGGGCCCGCCGGCGCATGGGACTGCCTCCGCTACGCTGAAGTCCGCCTACTCAAGGCAGAGTTCCCCCGGTGCGGCAAGTCTCTGCTCCCGCGCCCCACGTCAAGAAATCGATAGTTGAATCCGAGCAAGATTCTCGTAGCGGTTCTAGGATTTTTCCGTATGCCCCTGAACATCTAGGCTATTTTCAAGCTCAATTCGCTGAAATGACCACACTCAGGGAGTGACCTATGAAGACGCGTGTCGTGCTGATCGAAGATCACCCAGCGATGCGTTTGGCGATCCGCTCACTGCTGGGGCAGGACTCGCAGTTCGAAGTCGTTCGTGAGGCCGCCGACGGTCATGGCGGCCTCGATGCAGTACGCAAGGAACACCCGGACCTGGTGATCCTGGACCTCAACCTGCCAGGCATGGACGGCCTGGACCTGCTGGCTCGTATCCATATCTTCGATGAGAAGATCCGTCTTCTGGTGCTCAGTTCCCAGGATGAGCGGCTGTATTCGAGCAAGGTGGAAGCCGCCGGGGCACACGGCTTCGTCAGCAAGAACAACGACACCAGCGCCATCCTCAACGCGGCACGCATGTTGGTGTCCGGGTACCGCTGCTTCCCGGAGAAATCGCTCAACATCTCCAGCCATACCGACCCTGTCGCCAGCCTCACGCCGCGTGAGCTGGTCGTGTTGCGCAGCCTGGTGCGCGGCATGAGCAACAAGGAGATCGCCGAGGAGCTGTTCCTCAGCCAGAAGACCGTCAGCACCTACAAGGCTCGCATCCTGGAAAAGCTCAACCTGGAAAGCGTCGTGGACCTGGTCGAGTTCTCCCGCACCCATCGACTCAATGACTGATTCACGCGAGAACAACGCCCGACAGGGCATTCGTATGATCGCAAACGCTCAGCCGTGCCATACTCCAACGGCACGTCACGACGGAAAACGACACTCGCCATGCCCAAAGGACTGAAACGCGCAATCGGCGCGCTGTTGCTGCTGTTCCTCTTCTACTGCCTGCTGGGCTTCCTGATCCTTCCCGGGGTCGCCCTGCGCGTGGTCAACCAGCAGTTGGCCCTCTACGCGAACGTTCCGGCTCGCCTGGAGCGCATCGAGCTCAACCCGTTCAGCCT
This Pseudomonas sp. ATCC 13867 DNA region includes the following protein-coding sequences:
- the acs gene encoding acetate--CoA ligase encodes the protein MYEISLHPVPEAVRQRAYLDNDAYQRLYRQSVDHPDAFWGEQAKAFLDWFKPWTSVHHGDLAHGQASWFKGGQLNVTYNCIDRHLETRGEQVAIIWEGDNPAESAQITYRKLHSHVCRLANVLKSRGVGKGDRVCIYMPMIPEAAYAMLACARIGAIHSVVFGGFSPDALRDRILDADCRVVITADEGVRGGKYIPLKQNVEKALKDCPNVSSVVVVERTQGEIPWVEGRDIWYHEALRDASEDCAPEPMDAEDPLFILYTSGSTGKPKGVLHTTGGYLLGAAMTHKYVFDYHDGDIYWCTADVGWVTGHSYIVYGPLANGATTLMFEGVPNYPDASRFWQVIDKHQVNIFYTAPTAIRALMREGEDPVSKTSRSSLRLLGSVGEPINPEAWEWYYHVVGETRCPIVDTWWQTETGCILITPLPGATALKPGSATRPFFGVQPVLLDEQGKEIDGPGSGVLAIKASWPSQIRSVYGDHQRMIDTYFKPYPGYYFTGDGARRDEDGYYWITGRVDDVINVSGHRIGTAEVESALVLHDSVAEAAVVGYPHDLKGQGIYAFVTLMNGVQPSDALKQDLLALVSKEIGSFAKPEMLQWAPGLPKTRSGKIMRRILRKIACNELENLGDTSTLADPSVVQGLIDNRLNR
- a CDS encoding oxygenase MpaB family protein, which produces METVRRHIESQVLSLTGLALGGVDFESPKGDPGLFGPDSTCWKVHGDFSSMLIGGITALLLQMLHPAALGGVWDHSNFRADMLGRLRRTGQFISATTYGSRVDADKLIERVRRIHANVHGILPDGTRYSANDPDLLTWVHVAEVSSFLASHLRYLNPDLSAAEQDRYYDEIALVAERLGARNVPRSRQQVADYLQSVRPQLHYDERTREVVRVLFSAPAPSFLAKPFGALMMRAGIDLLPEWAADQLGLGLGSLQRQLIRSSVKRSVPLLRWAVRNGSLHRARRRMGLPPLR
- a CDS encoding response regulator transcription factor is translated as MKTRVVLIEDHPAMRLAIRSLLGQDSQFEVVREAADGHGGLDAVRKEHPDLVILDLNLPGMDGLDLLARIHIFDEKIRLLVLSSQDERLYSSKVEAAGAHGFVSKNNDTSAILNAARMLVSGYRCFPEKSLNISSHTDPVASLTPRELVVLRSLVRGMSNKEIAEELFLSQKTVSTYKARILEKLNLESVVDLVEFSRTHRLND